In Streptomyces sp. HUAS ZL42, the DNA window GTCAGTCCTGTGACCAGGGCCGCCGCCACTGTCGTCGCGGCCGTGGCCGCACATGCTGCTTTCACTCCTCTGCGCAAAGTTCCCCCAGGCTGGAGTGCCGGCTGACAGTGATCGCAGCGACGCTAGGGAACGGAAGGCACAACCGCCCGTCGGTCATGCGGCAGTGTCGTATCGAGGTCGATGAGTCATCGATGGGCGACTGATACAACCAAGATGAGGCGACGGAATGGACGTGCCTCGGGGGTGGGACCGCTCCTCGTCGACAAGCCGAAAAAAAAATGTCGGCAACCTTTGCGCTTCCTGTGGTCACTCAACAGTGCACCGTCGACTCGATCATCCGAACGGACAGGCATGAAGACAGCAAGGCAGGCCGCGCGGCAGCGCAGGCGCAGACACAGACTGATGGTGGGCACTACGGTGGCGATCGCCGCCGCGGGGGTCGTCGCCGCCCTGGTCATGGCGCTGCTCCCCGATCACGAGACCGATGGGGCCTCGGTCGCGCTCGCTCCCGCCACCGGCACCCCGACGAGGGCTACACCCCCGACAGGAACCCCGAGTCCCACGGGCACCCCGACCGCGACGGGCTCGCCGACGCCGACGGCTTCCGCAAGCACTCCGTCGAAACGACCGTCGGCCGCGTCCACCCCGCGGGCCACGCGAACGAAGTCGACCACGGCATCGTCGGCAGGGCGGATACGGCCCGGGACCACCTACACAGGGGTCGCCACCGCCTACGAGGCCGCCGACGGAGACGGCGCCTGCCTGTTCGGCCCGAGCGACGACATGATGATCGCGGCGATGAACACCACCGACTACGAGACGTCCAGGGCGTGCGGCGCGTACGTCCGCGTCCGCGCGGCGAACGGCGCCTCCATCACGGTACGGATCACCAACGAGTGCCCCCTGCCCTGCGCACCCGGGCAAATCGACCTCAGCCAACAGGCCTTCGCCAAACTCGCCGACCTCAAGGTCGGCCGGATCCCGATCACCTGGAGCCTGGTCAGCCCCAGCACGTCCCAGACGGTGTCCATCAGGTACAAGACCGGGTCCAGCCCCTACTGGTGCGGCATCCAGGCGATCGGCCATCGCAATCCGGTGGCGCGGCTGGAGGTCCGCACCGGGAGCGGCTGGCGGCAGTTGCCCCGCACCTCTTACAACTACTTCATATCCGCCGACGGGAGTGGGTGCGGCAGCACGATCAGAATCACGGACATCTACGGGGAACAGCTGACCGTCAGCGGGATCGCCCTACGGGCGAACGTCGTGCAACCGACCCAGGTCCAGTTCGCCCGGCACTGATCGCGCCGCCCAGGCGCGTATCTCCTTTCACCGGACGTCGGGGCGGCGACTGCCGATTCAGTCGGCTGTTCGTCAGGAGCCGCTCCGAGAAGCGGGGCGCCCCTACCCGTGTTCCTTTGGGCGCCCCCTCAAGGAGGTGAAGAAGTTTCGGTAGGCGCTCTCCGCGTCCCGCAGTGACTGCTGCTGCACCACCACCGACACCTCGCCCAACCAGTGCCGCTCAACGCTCTTCTTCGCCTCGGTGACCAGCGTCTTCGACAGTACTGCCGCGGTGGGAAACGCCTGCCCTGCTGCACGATCCGGACGCTAACACCAGCCAGTGACAGGCTGAGGACGGATCAGGCGGATCCAGCTCCGCCGGAACGATTCGGCGACGCTCCGCGTCGCCGGCTTCAGATTCGCTTCACCACCGGCGTGAACGCCGGTGCACTGCGAATGAATCCCGGAAGCCAACCTGCGCTCGCTCGACGATGAAGGCGGGGTGTCGAAGCGCATCGACAGCATCATCGCCCCTGGGAGGCTCTCAACGAGCCAGAGGAGAGAAAGTTCCCTGGCGTAGGAGCCCTTGTTTCGAACGAAACTTCTCCGTTACCTTCGCCTGCGAGGTGAAGCGCTTCGACAGCTGCCGAGAATGGTCCGCCGCCATGAGTCACGAGTTGAACCGCAGAAGCCTCGTCAACCCAGCAGCACCCTCATGGTGACCGTCTACGAGGAACTGGGCGTGTTCCAACCAGTCCTGACATCCCGTCAGAGAATCACTCGTCTCTCCGTACCCAAGGAAACCTCATGACGGCACGCAGTATCACCGACCGCCGCCACTCCCGAACAGGGTGCCGTCTGGGCATACCCCCAGCCGGAGGACACCCTCGACGAGGTGGCCTTCACCATGGCCAACGCGCTCCTCGGCCGGATCCAGCTCTCCGGCCGCATTCCCGAACTCGAGCCGGAGGCCCACGCCCTGGTCCACGAAGGGGTGGCGGCGTACAGGCCATCCGCGCCTACCTGCCACACGCCGTGCCGTCCTGGCCACTCGGCCTTCCCTCCTGGGACGACACCTGGATCGCCCTGGCCCTGCGCACTCCCGCCACCACCTACCTCACCGCCTGGCGCCGCCCCGGAGCCGACACCACGGCAACGCTTCGCCTGCCCCATCTGCGAGACACCGCCGCCCGTGTCGACCTGCTCCACCCGTCGACCGGCCGGGCACTTCCCGCCTGGGCACCCGACTCGGCCGAGCTGAGCCTGACCCTGCCCACCGCACCGTCCGCCGTCCTGCTGCGCATCACCCCCACGGCCCCCGACGCTCCCTGAACCACGCCACCCCAGCACCACGACTCGACGAGAGGACCCCATCGGGTGCCCCACCAGCTTCGGGCGGACAGCACGTTCGCCAACCCCGTGATCCCCGGCTTCCACCCCGACCCCAGCATCTGCCGGGTCGGCGACGACTACTACCTCGCCTGCTCCAGCTTCGAGTACTTCCCCGGAGTACCCCTCTTCCACAGCCGTGACCTGGTGCACTGGCGGCAGATCGGCAACGTCCTGGACCGCCCTGAGCAGTTGCGTCTGCCGGCCTCCATGCCGTCCTCGGGCGGCATCTACGCCCCCACCCTGCGCCATCACGACGGACGCTTCTGGCTGATCGTCACCAACTGCAGCGAGGGCGGCGGCAACCTGATCGTCACGGCAACCGACCCGGCCGGACCGTGGTCGGATCCGATCCCGGCGCCAGGCGTGCCCGGTATCGATCCCGACCTCGCCTGGGACGAGGACGGCACGTGCTGGTGCACCGTCGCCGGGGTGTCGCAGGTCCGTATCGACCCGGCCACCGGACAGACGTACGGCACACCCCACAGGCTCTGGTCCGGGGGCCCCGGCGCGAAGGCTCCGGAGGCACCGCACCTGTACCGGATCGGCGACCACTGGTACCTGCTCATCGCCGAGGGCGGCACCGAGCGCGGCCACGGCGTGTCGATCGCCCGCGGCCGTACACCGACCGGCCCGTTCGAGCCGCACCCGGCCAACCCGATCCTCACCCACCGCGGCACCGACCACCCCGTTCAGAACACCGGCCACGCGGACCTGGTCCAGGGCCCCGACGGCTCGTGGTGGATGGTCCTGCTCGGGGTGCGGCCGCGCGGCGGCACGCCCGGCTGGCACGTGCTCGGCCGGGAGACCTTCCTGGCTCCCGTGACCTGGGAGGACGGCTGGCCGGTCGTCGGCGAGGTCGCCTTGGACCTGTCCGGGCTCCCCTGGCCGATCTCCCCCGCCCCCGCCGAGGAACGGCGCGACGACTTCGAGCTCAACGAACTCGGGCCGGCCTGGATCTCCGTGCGGGACCGCCCCGCCGAGCTCTGCACCACCAAGGAGCGCCCCGGATGGCTGACGCTCCGCGCGCGCGGCGGCTCCCTGGACGAGCCCGACGTGGTGTTCACCGGCCGCCGCCAGCAGCACCTCACCTGCCGCGCACGCACCCTGGTCGACCCGGAGCAGGGACGCGGCGGCCTCGCCGTCCGGCTGGACGAGCGGCACCACTACGCGATCGAGGCGGACGGCACGGAGGTGCGGGTGATCGCGCGCGTCGGCTCCCTGCGCACGGTCGTGGCGGCCCGGTCCGTGCCCGCCGGGCCCGTGGTCCTTGCCGTCACCATCACTGACCCGCCGTCACCGCACGGACCCTCCACCGGACCCGACGTCGTCTTTCTGGGCATCGAAGCCCCGGACGGAACGTTCACCGAGCTCGCGACCCTCGACGGTCGTTACCTGTCGACGGAGGTAGCGGGCGGCTTCACCGGCCGGGTCATCGGTATGTACGCCACGGCAGGCACCGTCCACTTCGACTGGTTCGACTACGAGCCCCTCGACGGCTGACGCCGAGGACGTCACGGCACACATCACCCAGTCGAGCCGTGCCGGCCGGCGTGGCGGGCAGCGACACCCGATCGCTGCCCGCCACGGATCGGATCAACCGTACGACCGACCGAAAGGCACGACCGAAACGCACGACCGAACGAGAGGAAAGAACATGAGAGACATACGGCAAACCGCGCGCCACCGCTGCCGCGGCCCCGGGCGCCTGGCCGGCCTGCTGATGGCGCTGCTCGTCATCCTGGGACTGTCCGCCGGCCCCGCGATCGCCGCGCCGGACGGCAAGGCGGAACCGGCACAGTCGACGGTCAGAGTTCCGGCCCGGGCCATGGACGCCGTCGCCGCGATGCAGCCCAGCTGGAACCTGGGCAACACCCTGGACGCGATCCCGGACGAGACGTCCTGGGGCAACCCGAAGGTCACCAAGGACCTGTTCGACACCATCCGCGCGCAGGGCTACCGCAGCGTCCGCATCCCGGTGACCTGGACGGACCACCAGTCCGCCACCGCCCCCTACACCATCGACGCCACGTTCATGAGCGCGTCAAGCAGGTGGTCGACTGGGCGCTGGCCGACGGCCTGTACCTTGAGGTGGTCGACGCCCCACGAGGCGAACACTGCGGCGTCCTGGGCTTCGTGTCCCCTGCTCCCCGTCGACCCGGGATAGGCGCCGCTGGTCTGCGCGCAGGTGCGGTCGCCCGGCACCTGGTAGATGCCGAACTTCAGGCCCTTGCCGTGGATGTAGTCCCCGAGCGCCTTCATCCCGCCGGGAAACTTGGTCGGGTTGGCCCGCAGGTTGCCTGCCGCGTCGCTCTGCGGGTCGAACCAGCAGTCGTCGACCACCACGTACCGGTAGCCGGCGTCGCGCATGCCGGAGGACACCATCGCGTCGGCGGCCTGGCGCACCTGGGCCTCGGTGATCCCGCACCCGAAGCTGTTCCAGCTGTTCCAGCCCAACGGTGGAACGAGTGCCGGACTGCCGGGCGCTGCGGAAGCGGTGGAGTGGGCAGAGGCCGTGACGGTGGCGGTGACCGTCATCGCGACGGCCGCGAAGAAGTGGAGCAGTCGCCTGCCTGATCGTCTGGGCACCGGGGGCTCCTTTTCCGACAGGGCGCCATGGGCGGGTAGCGCGCGAAGCAAGGTGCCAGGTTCATGACACTCCACGGGGCCTCAACGGTCGCAATTTCGATGGCCATTCGGAAAGTTGGGGCGCTCACTGAGCCTATTGAGGCGTCCCAACATGTCAACACCCTCCGGCACCCGGGCTCCGCCGCTCGACCTCGGCGACGGAACAAAGCCATGCCGATCTGCGACATTCGGACAGTGGACCTGTGACAGCCTGAGTCCACCAGATCTCGAATGTTTCGATACAGCTCGCGAATCATGCGAGGGGTATTGACGGGATCCACCGACCTTCTATCATCCAGGATGCCCGACAAGCCGATCCCTGTTCGACATGACGAACTGTGGGATCGATCCGGCCCCTCCGCGCCGCACGAACGAACGCAGGGAAGTCCCGCGTGAACGCCAAGCCGCAACGGCCGGGGCGGCCCAAGGAGAACGACAGTCATGGATATGTCATGCCCTTATCAAGGCATGTCGTCGCCCCCTGAACGATCGGAGGATCGCACACCCAACCCCCCACCCCCCGCACGAGGAGAACCATGAACCCGCTGAAACGACTCGGCCGTCGTCGAGCCTCGGTGTTGTCCCTCCTGGCCGCGGCCGCCCTGGTGACGCCCGGGACCGCGACCGGGGCGCCCGACGCCGTCAAGGCCTCCACTCTTGGCGCCCAAGCGGCCCAGTCCGGACGGTACTTCGGAACCGCCGTGGCCGCCGGAAGGCTCGGCGACGGCACGTACACCACGATCCTGGACCGCGAGTTCAACTCGGTCACTCCCGAGAACGAGATGAAGTGGGACACGACCGAGCCCTCCCGCGGCTCGTTCAACTTCGGCCCCGCGGACCAGATCGTGAACCGTGCCACGGCACGCGGGCAGCGCATGCGCGGCCACACCCTGGTCTGGCACTCCCAACTGCCCGGCTGGGTCAGCTCCATCAGGGACGCGAACACCCTGCGCAGCGTGATGAACAACCACATCACCAGCGTGATGAACCACTACAAGGGCAAGGTCTTCGCCTGGGACGTGGTCAACGAGGCTTTCGCGGACGGCGGCAGCGGCCAGCACCGCCCGTCGGTGTTCCAGAATCTGCTGGGCGACGGCTTCATCGAGCAGGCCTTCCGCACCGCGCGGGCCGCCGACTCGGGGACCAAGCTCTGCTACAACGACTACAACATCGAGAACTGGAGCGCCGCCAAGACCCAGGGCGTCTACCGCATGGTGCGCGACTTCAAGGCGCGCGGAGTGCCCATCGACTGCGTCGGATTCCAGGCCCACTTCGGCACCGGTGGCCCACCGGCCGGCTTCCAGACGACACTGGCGAACTTCGCCGCGCTCGGCGTGGACGTCCAGATCACCGAGCTCGACATCGCCCAGGCCTCTCCGACGGCGTACGCGAACACGGTCCGGGCCTGCATGAACGTGGCGCGCTGTACCGGTATCACCGTCTGGGGCATCCGCGACAGCGACTCCTGGCGCAGTGGGGAGAACCCTCTGCTGTTCGACCGGGGCGGCAACAAGAAGCCGGCGTACAACGCGACGCTGTCGGCGCTGGGCGGCACGGCCGCGACACAGAAAGCCACCGCCCTGTCGACCCGGTCCGCCGCCGCTCTGCCCTCCCGCTTCTCCTGGAGTTCCAGCGGCCCGCTGATCGCACCGAAACCGGACGCCACCCACAACATCGCCGGGATCAAGGATCCGACGGTCGTCCACTACAACGGCAAGTACCATGTGTTCGCCAGCGTGGCCAGTTCCTCCGGCTACAACCTGGTGTACCTGAACTTCAGTGACTGGTCCCAGGCCGGCTCGGCCACGCACCACTATCTGGACCGCAGCGCCATCGGCGCCGGCTACCGGGCCGCGCCGCAGGTCTTCTACTACGCGCCGCAGCGCCTGTGGTACCTCGTCTACCAGACCGGCAACGCCTCGTACTCCACCAACCCCGACATCAGCAACCCGAACGGGTGGAGCGCCCCGCGGAACTTCTACTCGTCGATGCCCGACATCATCCGGCAGAACATCGGAGGCGGCTACTGGGTCGACATGTGGGTGATCTGCGACAGCGCCAACTGCTACCTGTTCTCCTCCGACGACAACGGCCACCTGTACCGCTCGCAGACGACCGTCGGCCAGTTCCCGGGCGGCTTCACGAACACCGTCATCGCGCTACAGGACTCCAACAAGTACGCCCTGTTCGAAGCGAGCAACGTCTACAAGGTGCAGGGCGGCAACCAGTACCTGCTGCTCGTCGAGGCGATCGGATCGGACGGCCGACGCTACTTCCGTTCCTGGACCGCCGGCAGCCTCGCCGGCTCCTGGACGCCCTTGGCCGCGTCCGAGAGCAATCCGTTCGCCCGCGCCAACAACGTCACCTTCCCCTCGGGGGCCTGGACCAGGGACATCAGCCACGGCGAGATGATCCGAACCGGCTACGACCAGACACTCACCATCCCCTCCTGCCGGCTCCAGTACCTCTACCAGGGCATGAACCCCAACGCGGGCGGCGACTACAACCTCCTCCCGTGGCGGCTCGGCCTCCTCACGCAGACCAATTCGACCTGCTGACCCTATGGGCCCCGCCGCTCGTGCGGGGCCCATGCCCTGAGAGTCCGGGCACGGCGATGGCCGCAGTCGGTCTGCGCCCGAGACGCTGATGTGCGTGGCGGAGGGCAGTGTTCAAAGCCACCTGACCGTCCGCGCAACCCGGGTCACGACCGCCGCGTAGCCGACGCCGACCAACAGCGAGGCGAACAGGGCCGTGAGCGGGAAGTCCTCCTGCAGGTAGGGGTACACCTGGTAGTGCGTCAGGTAGATGTACAGGGAACTGCTCGCCAGGACACCCGCCAGCGCGTTGAGCGGGCCGAGGCTGGGCAGGGTCGGTACCCAGATCAGCAGGCCGAGGCCGGCGATCACGAGGGTCGTGCGCAGCGGCTGGTCCGCGAACAGGCCGGGCAGGGTGAGCAGCAGCACCGCTGTCAGCAGCGCCCGTTGGCGCACGGTGCCGGCCCGCGCGGCCGCCCACCCCAGCGCGAACAGCCAGAACACGCCGGTGGGGCTCAGCTGGAGGTGCAGGGGCTGCAGGCCCAGCAGGTCGTATCGACCGGCCAGTCCGATCGCCGTGAGCGCCAGCGGCACGCCGAACACATACCGTCGCTCCAGCCGGTCCAGCAACGGTACGGCCATGAGGACGGCGAGGACGATCAGGTAGTGGACCAGCGCCTCCAGGAACCAGTAGGCGAACTCGAAGCGTTCGGTCCCCTGGTCGATCAGGCTGTTGAGCAGCAGGGCGTTGGCCGGGTCGACGAAGTCGGTCAGGAGCACCGCGCCGGTGATCCACACGATGCTCGGTACCGCGATGCGCGTGATGCTGCGCCACAGGCGCCGTACGCGTTCGCGGCGTCCCGCGTCGGTCAGCCGGAAGCGGGCGAAGTTGTAGCCGGCGATGCCGAGGAGGATGTGTGCGCCGCCCTTGACGGTGAAGACCTCGATGTGCGAGCCGACGACGAGGACGATCCCGACGGCGCGCAGGGCGATGCTGGTCTCCAGGGTGCGGCGGGTCCGCCAGGACTTCGGGGCAGTCCAGGATCGCAGAGCTCTCCGGAGCCCGGAGACCGGCCGGACCGGCCGGTCCGGCCGCGGCTGCGTACCGTCCCGTCCTTGCGGCCCCTCAGCCGCGGGCGCCGCCATGGACCGCAGCTCACGGATTGTCCTCGTGTGCCAGTCGGCGGGCAGGTGACCCAGCGACTCCTCCAGGCGCAGGGACATCTCGACGTAGGACAGGGAGTCGCCGCCCAGGCTGACGAAGCTGCTGTCCTCGGTGACGTCGGCGCGGTCGAGGATCTCCCCGTAGAGGCAGGCCAGATCGTCAGCCGGGTCGGGCGTCGTCTCCGCGGAGGGGCGCGTCAGCCGTCGTACGGCCTCGTAGTCGGGCTTTCCCGTGACCAGCCGGGGCAGTTCGGCGAGGGATCGGACCCGTACGGCGCGGGGTGGGAGCCCGCACTCCTCCGCGACCAGTTGTCGGATCCGTGCCTCCGCGTCGGCGTCCGCGCGGGCGGCCACGGCCAGCGCCTCCCCGTCTGCTGCGCAGTGCGCGGCGACTCCATGTTCCTCCAGCAGGGTCTCGACGCGTTGCGGGTCGATCCGCAGCCCGAGGATTTTCGCGAAGCGGCTGCTGCGGCCCACGATCTCGTACAGCCCGTCGGGCGCGCGGCGGGCGAGGTCGCCGGTGTGCAGGTCCTCGACGGTCCGGCCGAGGGCGAGGTCGGCAGGGCTCTC includes these proteins:
- a CDS encoding expansin EXLX1 family cellulose-binding protein; this translates as MVGTTVAIAAAGVVAALVMALLPDHETDGASVALAPATGTPTRATPPTGTPSPTGTPTATGSPTPTASASTPSKRPSAASTPRATRTKSTTASSAGRIRPGTTYTGVATAYEAADGDGACLFGPSDDMMIAAMNTTDYETSRACGAYVRVRAANGASITVRITNECPLPCAPGQIDLSQQAFAKLADLKVGRIPITWSLVSPSTSQTVSIRYKTGSSPYWCGIQAIGHRNPVARLEVRTGSGWRQLPRTSYNYFISADGSGCGSTIRITDIYGEQLTVSGIALRANVVQPTQVQFARH
- a CDS encoding glycoside hydrolase family 43 protein, translated to MPHQLRADSTFANPVIPGFHPDPSICRVGDDYYLACSSFEYFPGVPLFHSRDLVHWRQIGNVLDRPEQLRLPASMPSSGGIYAPTLRHHDGRFWLIVTNCSEGGGNLIVTATDPAGPWSDPIPAPGVPGIDPDLAWDEDGTCWCTVAGVSQVRIDPATGQTYGTPHRLWSGGPGAKAPEAPHLYRIGDHWYLLIAEGGTERGHGVSIARGRTPTGPFEPHPANPILTHRGTDHPVQNTGHADLVQGPDGSWWMVLLGVRPRGGTPGWHVLGRETFLAPVTWEDGWPVVGEVALDLSGLPWPISPAPAEERRDDFELNELGPAWISVRDRPAELCTTKERPGWLTLRARGGSLDEPDVVFTGRRQQHLTCRARTLVDPEQGRGGLAVRLDERHHYAIEADGTEVRVIARVGSLRTVVAARSVPAGPVVLAVTITDPPSPHGPSTGPDVVFLGIEAPDGTFTELATLDGRYLSTEVAGGFTGRVIGMYATAGTVHFDWFDYEPLDG
- a CDS encoding non-reducing end alpha-L-arabinofuranosidase family hydrolase — its product is MNPLKRLGRRRASVLSLLAAAALVTPGTATGAPDAVKASTLGAQAAQSGRYFGTAVAAGRLGDGTYTTILDREFNSVTPENEMKWDTTEPSRGSFNFGPADQIVNRATARGQRMRGHTLVWHSQLPGWVSSIRDANTLRSVMNNHITSVMNHYKGKVFAWDVVNEAFADGGSGQHRPSVFQNLLGDGFIEQAFRTARAADSGTKLCYNDYNIENWSAAKTQGVYRMVRDFKARGVPIDCVGFQAHFGTGGPPAGFQTTLANFAALGVDVQITELDIAQASPTAYANTVRACMNVARCTGITVWGIRDSDSWRSGENPLLFDRGGNKKPAYNATLSALGGTAATQKATALSTRSAAALPSRFSWSSSGPLIAPKPDATHNIAGIKDPTVVHYNGKYHVFASVASSSGYNLVYLNFSDWSQAGSATHHYLDRSAIGAGYRAAPQVFYYAPQRLWYLVYQTGNASYSTNPDISNPNGWSAPRNFYSSMPDIIRQNIGGGYWVDMWVICDSANCYLFSSDDNGHLYRSQTTVGQFPGGFTNTVIALQDSNKYALFEASNVYKVQGGNQYLLLVEAIGSDGRRYFRSWTAGSLAGSWTPLAASESNPFARANNVTFPSGAWTRDISHGEMIRTGYDQTLTIPSCRLQYLYQGMNPNAGGDYNLLPWRLGLLTQTNSTC
- a CDS encoding AMP-binding protein, with the protein product MALITSDGELSYGQLADRVAVTAERLGPVRRLVLLAGANRTDALVTHLAALSAGHPVLLVPGDSDSTVHSLTEAYAPDVVARPHTDGTWTLDERHPTSAHTLHPDLALLLSTSGSTGSPKLVRLSHDNLQANAESIATYLGIDDTDRAATTLPMHYCYGLSVIHSHLLRGAGLVLTERSVSDTAFWEEFRTGRGTSLAGVPYTFDLLDRIGFARMDLPHLRRVTQAGGRLAPERVARYARLGLTSGWELFVMYGQTEATARMAYLPPHLAAQRPQAIGVPIPGGSFRLEPVDGHGPDAGELVYSGPNVMLGYAESPADLALGRTVEDLHTGDLARRAPDGLYEIVGRSSRFAKILGLRIDPQRVETLLEEHGVAAHCAADGEALAVAARADADAEARIRQLVAEECGLPPRAVRVRSLAELPRLVTGKPDYEAVRRLTRPSAETTPDPADDLACLYGEILDRADVTEDSSFVSLGGDSLSYVEMSLRLEESLGHLPADWHTRTIRELRSMAAPAAEGPQGRDGTQPRPDRPVRPVSGLRRALRSWTAPKSWRTRRTLETSIALRAVGIVLVVGSHIEVFTVKGGAHILLGIAGYNFARFRLTDAGRRERVRRLWRSITRIAVPSIVWITGAVLLTDFVDPANALLLNSLIDQGTERFEFAYWFLEALVHYLIVLAVLMAVPLLDRLERRYVFGVPLALTAIGLAGRYDLLGLQPLHLQLSPTGVFWLFALGWAAARAGTVRQRALLTAVLLLTLPGLFADQPLRTTLVIAGLGLLIWVPTLPSLGPLNALAGVLASSSLYIYLTHYQVYPYLQEDFPLTALFASLLVGVGYAAVVTRVARTVRWL